One window of Trichomycterus rosablanca isolate fTriRos1 chromosome 2, fTriRos1.hap1, whole genome shotgun sequence genomic DNA carries:
- the nrsn1l gene encoding neurensin 1-like has translation MASRSEVRGSESFKSMPGSGYGVRSYLHYFYEECTASVWDQEDVQNQRSFRWWSSGLCKVSLALGAVVLAVGLVVLVVGFSVPSRIEAFGEGELLFVDRQAVQYNHGLNVCVQAGTGMLSLGGLMLAAGLLLSAFSGATPRPLPTGRKKGMMGGGSEEGERSPAKVVSKAPSPAAGDGSVPITLYKVENVQP, from the exons ATGGCTTCTCGTTCAGAGGTACGTGGGTCGGAGAGCTTTAAAAGCATGCCGGGCTCTGGTTACGGCGTCCGTTCCTACCTACACTATTTCTACGAGGAGTGCACGGCCTCCGTGTGGGACCAGGAGGATGTGCAGAACCAACGCTCATTCAGGTGGTGGAGTTCAGGCCTCTGCAAG GTGTCCCTTGCACTTGGAGCAGTAGTGTTAGCCGTTGGATTGGTGGTGTTGGTCGTGGGTTTCTCCGTTCCGTCCCGGATCGAGGCGTTCGGTGAGGGCGAGCTGCTCTTTGTGGATCGGCAGGCCGTGCAGTACAACCACGGCCTGAACGTGTGCGTACAGGCCGGTACCGGGATGCTGAGCCTTGGGGGGCTGATGTTGGCCGCTGGCCTGCTGTTGTCTGCTTTCTCCGGAGCAACACCTCGTCCACTTCCTACAGGGAGAAAGAAGGGGATGATGGGAGGTGGAAGTGAAGAAGGTGAAAGGAGTCCGGCAAAAGTAGTCAGTAAAGCTCCCAGTCCGGCAGCAGGTGATGGATCTGTGCCCATCACTCTGTATAAAGTGGAGAATGTTCAGCCGTAA